The Methanobacterium sp. genome includes the window TGGATATCTGTAACTGCTGGATTTCTGCCCCAGATGAGGATAATTTTGCTGTTTAAATGATCAAAAGGATCATGAGATATTCTTTCCCCAAAATCAAGTTCCTGACCTGCCTGGCCAATTCCTCCACAAACTGTGCCATATAGGGTTGAAACTCCTCCAAATGCATTGAAAAATCTTCGGTTAAGGATTCTAAGTGCTGTACGAGCTCCAAAACCCTGATAATAAAGAATAGATGTGCTTCCATATTTTTCTTTAGTTTCTTTAAGCTTATCTGCTGCAATATCCAGAGCTTCGTCCCATTCAATCTTTTTCCATTCTCCATTTTCTTTTAAAAGAGGATGAAGGATCCTTTTTGGACTGTAAAGTTTATTTTTCAGGTAATTTTTAGTACTAGCACATAAAAATCCTGCTGTAAATTTGTGTTCCCTGTTTCCAGTTAATTTAACCACTTTTCCATTTTCCACGTGGGCAACAACACTACATGCGCCTGGACAATCACGAGTACAGGCTGTAATTACTGTTTTCAAAAAAATTACCTCCAATTAATATAATATGCGCCTAAATCTATAAAAAAATAATTATTTTATTTTAAAAAAATGAAAAAAAATGTGGGTTTATTCTTCAAGTGTTATAGCGTCATTAGGACAGACATCTGTGCAAATCTCACATAAGCTGCATTCATCCTCGCATTTTATTACTATCTTTTTGCCTTCAAGTACAAGAACTTCCATTGAGCAAACATCTACGCATTCTCCACACTCTAAACCATCACATTTTTCATAATCTAATTTTACTTTGCCCATTTGTCTATCTCCTTGTTTTTTAGTAAATTTGAATGAAAAACTTCATATTATTTTGTTATTTTGAAAGATAATCTTTAATTGCTCCCCTAATTTCTCCTTGATGTTCCATTGCCTCTATTCCTTCATTTTGAAGTGCTTCTTTAGGTTCAGGTCCAATTTTACTGCATAAAACTACCTGGCAATCGTTTACAAGTTCCAGAGATTGTCTCCACCTGTCGGAATGATCATTAATGGGTTTTCTGGGTTTTTCTCTAAGTTCAACGAAGTTAACCTGATTCCCATCAACCTCAAATATAAGGCAATGAGAAGCATCCCCAAAGTGTAAATTTACAGTTTTACCATTATTTGAGGCAACCGCTATTTTCATAATTAATCTCCTTCTTTTAGCCTTATTATTAAGTTTCTATTTCATGTCCAGACTCATCATAGTAGTTTTCTAGAATTATGTTAGCCAGAGTGTCAACCAAACCAATCCCTGCTTTATAACCAACCATCGGCATTCTCTGGGCACCTAAACGGTCATATATAGGGAAGCCCATTCGCAAATGTGGTATATTTTCCTCTTTAGCTATTCGTGCACCATAGGAATTTCCAATAAGCAGATCCACAGGATTCTCTTTTATCTGCTGGTGAAGGTCATAAAGGTCGCATCCTTCAAGAACTACGGGATGTGAACAACTTTCTTCTGCTACAATTTTCATATCGTCAAGGAAACGTTTGCTTTTTGGCCCTGTACAGACTATGGCAGGGATCATTCCTAATTCAGCTGTAAAACGGGCTAATGCTGCTACCACATCAGGATCACCATAAATAGCGACCTTTCGTCCGTAGTTATATGGATGAGCATCCACCATAGCATCTATAAGCCTTCCTCTTTCTTTTTCAAGTTTAACTGGAACTTCACATCCATTAAGCTTGCAAATTGAGGATATAAAACTATCAGTACTTTGTAATCCCACAGGCAGAAATCCTGAAATAGATTTAACATCAAATCTTTTCTCAAGGAATTTTGCCCCGGAATCAGCGTGTCTACAAAGAGATACGGTAGCTTTTGAATTGGCTGCATCTTTTATTTCATCTACAGCAGTCCCTTCTGATGGAAGGAATGAAACTGAATCAGTATGTGGTGCATCCAGAGATTTTGAACTATCGGTAAGTATTATACTTTCAATGTCCAGAAGTTCCAGAATTTCTTTAACTTCTCTGATATCTGCAGGTGATATATTTCCAGTTATGAAGTTAATTTTACCATTAGGTTCGTCAAGACATGCTAAATTTTCTATAAGCGATTTAATCGCCTTATCATAACCATCCACATGGGATCCAGCATAACTTGGAGTGGATATTGGAACAATTGCAGGTAGTTCCTCATCAGGATGTTTCTGCCTAAATTTACCGATTATAAGGCTCATATCATCCCCTACAGTCTCGGTAAGACAACTTGAGGTGACACCTATGATTTCAGGTTTGTACTCTTTCCATATTGTCTCCAGAGCCTTTAAAAGGTTTGCTTCTCCGCCGTAAACCACAGTTCCTTCACTCATGGAAGTGGAAGAAACATTTACAGGCTCTCTGAAATGCCTGCATAATTGAAACCTCATGTAAGTGCTGCAGCCCTGGGAGCCGTGAATTAGAGGCATTGCACCACGAACTCCAAGCAGAACCTGTACTGCCCCCATAGGCTGGCACATTTTGGAGGGATTGATAACTGCAAAGTGTTTGTTAGGGATTGGCCTGTGAATTTCACCACAAATTCTTGAATTTTTGATTATGCCATCACCTGTATTTTCATTCATTTCAAATCCCCTGATATTTTTTTGGAGTGAATTTCCACACAGGACTTGATACTGCCCTGTCAAGTTCTTTAGCAAAATTTATGAATCCTTTAAAACCTGCAAAGGATGTTATTCTGTCATGGTTAAAGTCACAAAATGGTATTCCCAATTTATGAGTCATATACTTCTCTTTTGCACCAGAAATGACCAGATCTGGCTGATATTTTTGAAGGAGTCTGGATAATTCCATGGAATTAGCATCATCTACAACAAGAGTTCCTTCGCTTACAGTTTCCATAATGCGTTCGTAATCTTCAGGAAGGCCATTTTGAGTACCGGTCATGATAACCTTCATTCCAAGCTCTTCAAAAGCCCTAATAAGGGACCATGCCTTATTACCTCCAACATAAACTGCAACTCGTTTACCAGTTAACTTCTTTTTATAGTGGCTTATTTTGGATCTTACTGTTTCTATTTCAGTTCTGATTAGTTCATCTGTTTTTTCAATCATTTCTGGATTCCCAAAGAACTCAGAAATAATTTTAAGCGATTTAGCAGTGTCATCTATACCAAAGAAGTTCACTTTGAGATAGGGTATGCCGTATTTTTCTTCCATCTGCCGGGCCAGATAGTTGGATGATTTCTGGCACTGCACTATGTTCAAATCAGCGTGATGTGCCTTAGCTATATCTTCAACACATGAATCACCAGTTAGAACCGATAGAACTTTTACTCCCATCTTTTCTATGAGAGGTTTAATTGCCCAGAGGTCTCCAGCCACGTTGAATTCCCCCACTATGTTCAGGGTTGGCTGTGTACTGATTTCACTCTTAAGTTTACTATCCATCTCTCCAGTACCTATCAGATAATCCAGCATGGCATCACAGGCCAGCTGGTGCCCTAACGATTTGTTGAAGCTCCTGAATCCTTCTGATTGCACAGGGATAACTCTGCATTCAGTAACTTTTTCAGCTTCTCTGCAAACTGCTTTTAAATCATCACCGATTAGACCCACAACACAGGTAGAGTAAACAAATATGGCTGAGGGTTGGTAGAGGCTGTTAAGCTCAATTATAGTACTGAATAATTTTTTCTCCCCTCCAAATACTATATCCTTCTCTTCAAGGTTGGTGGAGAACCCTGTTTTATAAAGATCCTCTCCTGAAGTTCGGCTACCTCGAATATCCCATGTGCATGATGCGCATCCTATAGGTCCGTGGACAAGGTGTATGGCATCGGTGATGGGCATGAGTACTACTCGAGCTCCGCCGTAAACGCATGACCTCTGGGTGACTATTCCCGGTACTGAAGCTGTGTTACAACACGGCCCCCCTTCATCTTCGCTTTTTTTTATGCACATGTGATCCAGACGAGATTCAAGAGTCTTAATGATGGATTCAGGAACATGATCAACAACAATCTCACCATTAGAAGCTTTATCAGGCGATGAATCCTTTATTAATGAGTATGGTTGGCTATTTTGTAACATATCTGGTTGATTGAATGAATTTATAATCTTTCCATTATTATCTGATTTTTCAGAGTTTTTTGGAGATTTAACTGCATTTTGCATTTTTTTACCTTTAAAAAACCGCATTTTTTACCCCTATACATTTAAAACATACTATTTTCAAAAATAGTGATTCAAGCCATTTGAATTGGATTATTAAAATGGCTTTGAGGGATTTAGTAAGAGTTTAGTCTATTGCTGGAGCTTCCAGTATTCATTATCATCATAGCATTTTTCAAATACTGTATTTGTTATTCTGTCCATGAGGTTAACTCCACCATTGTATCCAACTACAGGTACTCTGTGATATCCTACTCGGTCATAAACAGGAAATCCAACCCTTATAAGCGGAATATCAAGTGATTTAGCGAATAATCTTCCATCAGAATGGCCAATCATAAGATCTACTGGATTTTCTTGTAGATGTGTTTCTAAGTCCCTTAAGTCGCTTCTTATCAATACGTCTACAGGTTCGTCTGATTCTTTAGCTACTTTTTTCATCTCTTCAACAAATTCTGGGCTTTCAACACCAGTACAGACCACTGAAGGGATCATACCTAATTCCGAGACAAATCTAGCAATCCCTGAACTTATTGCCGGATCTCCAAACACCGCGACCTTTCGTCCAAATAGATATCTTGATGCAATGTCCGCCATTGAATCTATGAGCAGTCCTCTTTCATCTAAGATTGCATCTGGGATTTCTAAACCTGTGAATTTCTTTAAATTCCTCAAGAACTGGTCGGTGTTTTGAACTCCAATAGGTATTGGGCCAACTGCTGCAGGAACATCATATTTTTTCTCCAGTGATACAGCACCAGAACCTGCATATCCACATAAAGAGATTGTACCAAGACTATTTGAAGTATCACAGATTTCTTCTACTGTTGTTCCTCCTTTTGGATAGAATGGTTTCATTTCTGTTGCAGACGGTCTTAAAGGCGAATCAAAGGGATCTGAAATATCTGTAAGAAACAGTCCTTCAATACCCATCAAAGCAAGAATATGTTTTATTTCTCGTATATCTCCCGGGCTTACAATTCCTGGAATTATATTAACTTTGTCATTAGATTCACCTGGATCACGAGCTAAATTATCAACCAGTGCTTTAATTGCATTGTCATAACCTTTAAAATGGGTTTCAACAAAACTTGGAGTACTTATTGGCACAATTTTTACTTTTTCTGCCTCTTCCTCCCCCATTCTCTCTTTCATCTCTTTTTTGGCTACTTTAATGAATCCATCCATGTCATCTCCAATTATCTCACTTGAACATGTACTGATTGCCCCTATTAAACTCGGTTTGAACCTCATTGCAAGATTTCCAATACCAGATATCAGATTTCTTCTCCCACCAAAAACTGCAGCATCTTCGTGAAGTGATGTTACAGCAATTTCAGAGGGTTCACGGAAGTGGCGGGCGAAAGCATATCTAACAAATGTAGAACATCCCTGGGCACCATGTACCAATGGAAGTCCTCTTCTTATTCCTGTAACTGCATACATTGCTCCCATTGGCTGGCAGGTCACAAGAGGATTAATTACAGAAGTTCTCTCTTTTTTAATTACATTTGCACAGCTCATTCTATTACCTCCTCTTCACTTTCTTCCAATTCTTCTTCAAATTCAATCATATTCCATACAGGACTGTAAATAGCAGCATATATGTCACGGGCAAGGTTCAGGAATCCTTCAAAGCCTATATACGGTCCGTTTTCATATGAATGAATTAAAATACCGGGCACTCCAAACTTATGGGCCTTGTATTTCTCCTTTACACCAGAAAGGATTATATCTGGCTTATAGACCTCAAGAATTTCTTCAAATTCCAGTGAATTTGGATCATCAATTATGACTGTTTCTTCCCCTACACGTGCTTTAATTTTCTCATATCCGTCTTCGTGTTCAAACATTGTTGATACTGCCACTGTTTCCATTCCAAGCTCTTCTTTTAATGGTTCAGGAAAATGCCAGTTTTTAGGACCTCCAGAAAACATCCATACTTTCTTTCCCTGAAGTTTTTCTTTATAGAAATCTAACTCCGGTTGTATTTCTTTCATTTTACGTTCTATAAGCTTTTTAGCATTTTCTTCAAGGCCAAAATATTTTGCGACAGCCATCAGGTTTTCTGCACAGTATTTTGGGCCGAAAAAGTCCACTTTAATGTAAGGGATGCCATATTTTTCCTCTATTAAGTCAGCTATGTAATTTGCAGATCTCTGACATCTTACCAGGCTTAATTTAGCCCTGTGCATCCAGCATATCTCATCATGACTGCTATCTCCAGTAAATCTTGAGAGTATATTTATACCTATCTCCTTCAGGTAGGGTTCCAGGATCCAGTTGTCTCCATCTATGTTATATTCACCAATCAGGTTCACATCATAGGGTGTTGTCTCAGGTGGCTCTTTTGTACCTACAAGGCGATTAAAGAAGGTTATATTACCCTCGTGGTGTCCTTTAGATTGAGTAGGGCCTGAAAATCCTGGGACATTGAATGCCACAACATCTTTACCCAGTTCTTCTGACAATTGTTTTGCAACAGCATCCATATCATCCCCTATAAGTCCTGTAGTACATGTGGCGTAGGTATAAATAGCGCCAACAAATGGAAATTCCTTAGCTGCTTCTAATATTGATTGTCTGAGTTTTTTCATTCCTCCAAAAACCACATCTGATTCTTTAAGGTCTGTACCCATGCAGTATTTCAGGTTGAAGTTTTCTACTGGAACTTTATCCCCGTTTGGAAGATCAGGTGAAGTTGGGTACCTTTTACTTCCACTGCTGTTAGTAGTGCATCCTACAGGAGCATGAACTATATGAACAACGTCCTTTATGGCTCCACCTATTACTCCCCTGATCCCTGCAAATGAGCATCCGCGCTCGGTCATGCATCCAGGAATGGTCGTAGTATTACATTTAGGGATATGTTCCACAGGATCTGCTGAATCTTTCACATAAACATGTTTTTCTCTATCTGGAATTTCTTTATCAACTTCAAAAAGTTTGTAAGGCATATCTACTCCCCTTAATAAATTGTAATCTATAAAATTGCTTCTTCTCCATGTTCATTTGTCCTTATTCTTACAGAATCATCAATTGGGCAGACAAATAATTTACCATCACCTATTTGCCCTGTCTGATTAACCCTCATTATAGATTCAACTACAAGAGAAGCGTCTTCATCGGGTACAACAAGTGATATTAGCCGTTTTGGCATGTATCTCATGCTACCTTCTTCTTTTAGAAGTTCCTGTTCATTTATGTCGAAGGATACCTCCCCTATTATTGCTTTCTGTCTCCCTCTTCCCATGACCCTGTGTGCAGTCATTGCTGGAAATCCAAGGGCACTTAAAACTTCTTTTGTTTGAGTCATTTTATTCGGACGTATAATGGCAATAATTTCTTTCATCTTTACACCTCTACGTCTTAAAGACCCTTGCTCCTTGTTCTTACAGTGTATACCTCATCTACAGGACTTACGAATATTTTTCCATCGCCAAAACTACCTGTAAATGCTGATTCATTTATTATATCGATTATTGCGTTAGTATTTTCATCTTCCACAACAAGTAAAAGCATTGTTTTTGGTAGTTCGTCGTAGTAAATCTTGTCAATTCGAATTCCTTTTTGTTTACCCCTACCAACGACATCCATTTTTGTAAGCGCTACGTATCCTGCATCTGCCAGTGAATCTACCACTTCTTCTGCTTTTTCTGGTCTTATAATTGCTCTAACCATTTTCATTTTTACACATCCATTTAATCTATAAGGCCGTATTTTACAACCAGCTCTTCCAGTTCTTCCATGGTCATTGGTTTTGGAATAACGAAACTCTTGTTGTTTATTATTTTATCAGCCAGTGTTTTGTATTCGTTAGCCTGGTTGCATTCTGGGTCAAATTCTATCACTGACTTTTTGTTGAATTCAGCTTTCTGGACTATGTTGTCCCTTGGAACGAAGTGAATCATTTGAGTACCAATTTTTTCACAGAATTCTTCAAGAAGCTCTCTTTCACCATCCACGTTTCGACTGTTACAGATGATTCCCCCAAGTCTTACTCCACTTTGTTCAGCGTATTTTACCATGCCTATACAGATGTTGTTTGCAGCATAAAGTGCCATCATCTCTCCAGATGCCACTATATAAATTTCTTCAGCTTTACCATCCCTTACAGGCATTGCAAAACCTCCACAGACAACATCCCCTAAAACATCGAAGAATACAAAGTCCAGATCTTTTTCATATTCTCCATACATTTCCATTAATGTAATCGCGGTTATTACACCTCTTCCAGCACACCCAACACCAGGTTCAGGACCTCCAGATTCAACACATTTTATTCCTTCAAATCCAGTTTCCATGACGTTATCAGGAGTACACGCTTCCTCTCCTTCTTCTCTTAATGTGTCCATCATGGTGGTCTGCATTTTACCCCCTAATATCAGACGGGTACTGTCTGCTTTTGGATCGCACCCGTGAATCATGACTTTCTGGTCATGGAAGTGTGCCATGGCGGCTGCGGTGTTTTGTTGTGTTGTGGATTTTCCAATTCCACCTTTTCCATAAATTGCTACTTTTCTTACCATAATAGACCCCCCTATTTCTTGTTTTTTTTTCTCCATAATCGGAAATATGCTTCCTGCTTCCGACAACACTAACTTGGTTTTCATTCCTTATAAATTTTTCGATGGAAATTGCTGAAAATAAAGATTTTTTTTTAAACGAAACGCAGTTATATGCGTTTCAATAAAAAAAGACTTTTTCTGGATTTTAATCATGAATTGACCCATAAAACACTAATAAAACAGCGTCACAAGAATTTAAAGATTTCTGGCGTTTACAAAATGTAACATGCGAATCTCTCGCTGCATACAAAATCAGAGGTTTTAAGGCCCGAAAACCATATTTTCAATGAGTTTTAGAAATTCTAAAACTTTAATTTAAACAACGGCATGTACAGTTAATTAAAACGTGGAAATCATCACGATTAATAATGGAAATAATTTATAAGGCAGTTAAGACTAAATATATTGAGATATTTAATTTTCAATTCAATTACTTGAGGGACATAGATGAAAAAGATAAAGATCATTGAAACAGCATTCAGGGACGCACATCAATCTCTACTTGCAACAAGAATGAGGACAAGAGATATGCTGCCAATTGCTGAAGAGATGGATAAGGTAGGATATTTCTCACTGGAATCATGGGGAGGGGCAACATTCGATACATGCATACGCTACCTGAATGAAGACCCATGGGAAAGACTCAGAGAACTTAAAGAGCATATAAAGAAGACTCCACTTCAGATGCTACTTCGTGGCCAGAATTTAGTTGGATACAAACACTACCCGGATGATATAGTAAGAAAATTCGTTGAAAAGTCCTATGAAAATGGGATTGATGTTTTCCGGATATTTGACGCACTTAATGACATTAGAAATATGGAATATGCCATTAAGGTCGCACATGAACAGGATGCTCATGTTCAGGGAGTAATATCATATACAGTGAGTCCATACCATACATTAGAAAAATATGTGGAATTTAGTCGGGAATTAGAAGAATTAGGATGTAATTCAGTAGCTATAAAGGATATGGCAGGATTAATTTCACCTCATGACACTTATAAACTTGTTAAAACTCTTAAAGAAGAAACTGATTTAATAGTTAATCTGCATTGCCACTGCACAAGCGGTATGACTCCTATGAGTTACTATGCAGCCTGTGAGGCAGGTGTAGATCTTTTAGATACTGCAATATCGCCATTATCATGGGGAGCATCACAGCCCCCAACAGAAAGTATTGTAGCTGCACTTCAAGGTACTCCATACGATACAGGGCTTGATTTAAAACTTTTAACCCGTATTAAAAAGTATTTTGAAGAAATACGTCAGAAATACAGCGGGATACTTGACCCCATCTCTGAAAAGGTGGATACTGAAGTCCTTATCTATCAAATTCCTGGTGGAATGCTTTCAAACTTTGTATCGCAGCTAAAAGAGCAGAATGCGCTTGATAAATATGAAGAAGTGCTTGAAGAAGTGCCAAAGGTAAGAAAGGATCTTGGATACCCTCCACTTGTAACTCCAACAAGCCAGATAGTTGGAATTCAGGCAGTTATGAACGTATTAGGTGGAGAAAGATATAAAAATGTTTCAAAGGAA containing:
- the nifE gene encoding nitrogenase iron-molybdenum cofactor biosynthesis protein NifE → MRFFKGKKMQNAVKSPKNSEKSDNNGKIINSFNQPDMLQNSQPYSLIKDSSPDKASNGEIVVDHVPESIIKTLESRLDHMCIKKSEDEGGPCCNTASVPGIVTQRSCVYGGARVVLMPITDAIHLVHGPIGCASCTWDIRGSRTSGEDLYKTGFSTNLEEKDIVFGGEKKLFSTIIELNSLYQPSAIFVYSTCVVGLIGDDLKAVCREAEKVTECRVIPVQSEGFRSFNKSLGHQLACDAMLDYLIGTGEMDSKLKSEISTQPTLNIVGEFNVAGDLWAIKPLIEKMGVKVLSVLTGDSCVEDIAKAHHADLNIVQCQKSSNYLARQMEEKYGIPYLKVNFFGIDDTAKSLKIISEFFGNPEMIEKTDELIRTEIETVRSKISHYKKKLTGKRVAVYVGGNKAWSLIRAFEELGMKVIMTGTQNGLPEDYERIMETVSEGTLVVDDANSMELSRLLQKYQPDLVISGAKEKYMTHKLGIPFCDFNHDRITSFAGFKGFINFAKELDRAVSSPVWKFTPKKYQGI
- a CDS encoding NifB/NifX family molybdenum-iron cluster-binding protein, whose product is MKIAVASNNGKTVNLHFGDASHCLIFEVDGNQVNFVELREKPRKPINDHSDRWRQSLELVNDCQVVLCSKIGPEPKEALQNEGIEAMEHQGEIRGAIKDYLSK
- a CDS encoding P-II family nitrogen regulator, giving the protein MKMVRAIIRPEKAEEVVDSLADAGYVALTKMDVVGRGKQKGIRIDKIYYDELPKTMLLLVVEDENTNAIIDIINESAFTGSFGDGKIFVSPVDEVYTVRTRSKGL
- the oadA gene encoding sodium-extruding oxaloacetate decarboxylase subunit alpha: MKKIKIIETAFRDAHQSLLATRMRTRDMLPIAEEMDKVGYFSLESWGGATFDTCIRYLNEDPWERLRELKEHIKKTPLQMLLRGQNLVGYKHYPDDIVRKFVEKSYENGIDVFRIFDALNDIRNMEYAIKVAHEQDAHVQGVISYTVSPYHTLEKYVEFSRELEELGCNSVAIKDMAGLISPHDTYKLVKTLKEETDLIVNLHCHCTSGMTPMSYYAACEAGVDLLDTAISPLSWGASQPPTESIVAALQGTPYDTGLDLKLLTRIKKYFEEIRQKYSGILDPISEKVDTEVLIYQIPGGMLSNFVSQLKEQNALDKYEEVLEEVPKVRKDLGYPPLVTPTSQIVGIQAVMNVLGGERYKNVSKEVKDYLKGLYGRPPAPVNENVRKKIIGDEKPVTVRPGDLLEGEFEKYKEEGEKLGIIKKEEDILTYALYPAVAPKFLKGEAEEEELKPPTNENTCETPAMVPAEYAVDVDGEVFNVKVLPVGYMEIKSAEAVKTPSGPVEGEVTATMQGMILKLKVDKGDKVNEGNVVAVLETMKMENDIHATISGIVEEIFINEGDTVNAGDTLMVIK
- a CDS encoding nitrogenase subunit alpha; translation: MPYKLFEVDKEIPDREKHVYVKDSADPVEHIPKCNTTTIPGCMTERGCSFAGIRGVIGGAIKDVVHIVHAPVGCTTNSSGSKRYPTSPDLPNGDKVPVENFNLKYCMGTDLKESDVVFGGMKKLRQSILEAAKEFPFVGAIYTYATCTTGLIGDDMDAVAKQLSEELGKDVVAFNVPGFSGPTQSKGHHEGNITFFNRLVGTKEPPETTPYDVNLIGEYNIDGDNWILEPYLKEIGINILSRFTGDSSHDEICWMHRAKLSLVRCQRSANYIADLIEEKYGIPYIKVDFFGPKYCAENLMAVAKYFGLEENAKKLIERKMKEIQPELDFYKEKLQGKKVWMFSGGPKNWHFPEPLKEELGMETVAVSTMFEHEDGYEKIKARVGEETVIIDDPNSLEFEEILEVYKPDIILSGVKEKYKAHKFGVPGILIHSYENGPYIGFEGFLNLARDIYAAIYSPVWNMIEFEEELEESEEEVIE
- a CDS encoding P-II family nitrogen regulator encodes the protein MKEIIAIIRPNKMTQTKEVLSALGFPAMTAHRVMGRGRQKAIIGEVSFDINEQELLKEEGSMRYMPKRLISLVVPDEDASLVVESIMRVNQTGQIGDGKLFVCPIDDSVRIRTNEHGEEAIL
- a CDS encoding nitrogenase component 1, which codes for MSCANVIKKERTSVINPLVTCQPMGAMYAVTGIRRGLPLVHGAQGCSTFVRYAFARHFREPSEIAVTSLHEDAAVFGGRRNLISGIGNLAMRFKPSLIGAISTCSSEIIGDDMDGFIKVAKKEMKERMGEEEAEKVKIVPISTPSFVETHFKGYDNAIKALVDNLARDPGESNDKVNIIPGIVSPGDIREIKHILALMGIEGLFLTDISDPFDSPLRPSATEMKPFYPKGGTTVEEICDTSNSLGTISLCGYAGSGAVSLEKKYDVPAAVGPIPIGVQNTDQFLRNLKKFTGLEIPDAILDERGLLIDSMADIASRYLFGRKVAVFGDPAISSGIARFVSELGMIPSVVCTGVESPEFVEEMKKVAKESDEPVDVLIRSDLRDLETHLQENPVDLMIGHSDGRLFAKSLDIPLIRVGFPVYDRVGYHRVPVVGYNGGVNLMDRITNTVFEKCYDDNEYWKLQQ
- a CDS encoding 4Fe-4S binding protein, producing the protein MGKVKLDYEKCDGLECGECVDVCSMEVLVLEGKKIVIKCEDECSLCEICTDVCPNDAITLEE
- the nifH gene encoding nitrogenase iron protein — encoded protein: MVRKVAIYGKGGIGKSTTQQNTAAAMAHFHDQKVMIHGCDPKADSTRLILGGKMQTTMMDTLREEGEEACTPDNVMETGFEGIKCVESGGPEPGVGCAGRGVITAITLMEMYGEYEKDLDFVFFDVLGDVVCGGFAMPVRDGKAEEIYIVASGEMMALYAANNICIGMVKYAEQSGVRLGGIICNSRNVDGERELLEEFCEKIGTQMIHFVPRDNIVQKAEFNKKSVIEFDPECNQANEYKTLADKIINNKSFVIPKPMTMEELEELVVKYGLID
- the nifN gene encoding nitrogenase iron-molybdenum cofactor biosynthesis protein NifN, producing MNENTGDGIIKNSRICGEIHRPIPNKHFAVINPSKMCQPMGAVQVLLGVRGAMPLIHGSQGCSTYMRFQLCRHFREPVNVSSTSMSEGTVVYGGEANLLKALETIWKEYKPEIIGVTSSCLTETVGDDMSLIIGKFRQKHPDEELPAIVPISTPSYAGSHVDGYDKAIKSLIENLACLDEPNGKINFITGNISPADIREVKEILELLDIESIILTDSSKSLDAPHTDSVSFLPSEGTAVDEIKDAANSKATVSLCRHADSGAKFLEKRFDVKSISGFLPVGLQSTDSFISSICKLNGCEVPVKLEKERGRLIDAMVDAHPYNYGRKVAIYGDPDVVAALARFTAELGMIPAIVCTGPKSKRFLDDMKIVAEESCSHPVVLEGCDLYDLHQQIKENPVDLLIGNSYGARIAKEENIPHLRMGFPIYDRLGAQRMPMVGYKAGIGLVDTLANIILENYYDESGHEIET